A stretch of the Rodentibacter haemolyticus genome encodes the following:
- the fadD gene encoding long-chain-fatty-acid--CoA ligase FadD, with translation MEKIWFQNYPEGVDNVLDTSKYESILDMFDKAVREHPDRPAYINMGQILTFRKLEERSRAFAAYLQNEFNLKRGDRVALMMPNLLQYPIALFGILRAGLIAVNVNPLYTPRELEHQLQDSGAVAIIVVSNFASTLEKIVFNTNVKHVILTRMGDQLSFGKRTLVNFVVKYIKKLVPKYKLPHAVTFREVLSIGKYRQYVRPEVSRNDLAFLQYTGGTTGVAKGAMLSHGNIITNVFQAKWIAEPFIGDHSRMRSAILALPLYHVFALTVNCLLFLELGVTAVLITNPRDIDGFVKELKKYRFEAITGVNTLFNALLNNENFKEVDFSALKLSVGGGMAIQQSVATRWHDLTGCNIIEGYGMTECSPLIAACPINVVKHNGTIGVPVPNTDIKIIKDDGTEAQIGEPGELWVKGEQVMQGYWQRPEATGEVLKDGWMATGDIVIMDESYSLRIVDRKKDMILVSGFNVYPNEIEDVVMLNYKVAEAVAIGMPNEVSGETIKIFVVKKDESLTRDELRQHCRQHLTGYKVPKEIEFRDELPKTNVGKILRRVLRDEEMAKRSAH, from the coding sequence ATGGAAAAAATTTGGTTTCAAAATTATCCGGAAGGTGTGGACAATGTTCTGGATACGTCAAAATATGAATCAATTTTAGATATGTTTGACAAAGCGGTGCGTGAACATCCCGATCGTCCGGCATATATCAATATGGGACAAATCCTCACTTTTCGTAAACTAGAAGAACGCAGCCGTGCTTTTGCCGCTTATTTGCAGAATGAATTTAACTTGAAACGTGGTGATCGTGTTGCATTAATGATGCCGAATTTATTGCAATATCCTATCGCACTTTTTGGTATTTTACGTGCCGGGCTGATAGCGGTGAATGTTAATCCGCTTTATACCCCACGGGAGCTTGAACATCAATTACAAGATAGTGGTGCGGTAGCCATTATCGTGGTCTCTAATTTTGCTTCGACACTTGAAAAAATCGTGTTCAATACGAATGTTAAACACGTTATTTTAACCCGAATGGGCGATCAACTGTCTTTTGGCAAACGTACTTTGGTTAATTTTGTAGTGAAATACATTAAAAAATTAGTACCTAAGTATAAATTACCGCATGCCGTTACCTTTCGTGAAGTGCTAAGTATTGGTAAATATCGTCAATATGTTCGTCCTGAAGTTTCACGTAACGACTTGGCATTTTTGCAATATACGGGGGGGACAACCGGGGTAGCTAAAGGCGCAATGCTTTCTCATGGCAATATTATTACTAATGTTTTCCAAGCCAAATGGATTGCCGAACCTTTTATTGGGGATCATTCAAGAATGCGTTCTGCTATTCTTGCCCTACCGCTTTACCACGTTTTCGCTTTAACGGTGAACTGTTTGCTTTTTCTTGAACTTGGCGTAACAGCCGTTTTAATTACGAATCCACGTGATATTGATGGCTTTGTGAAAGAGTTGAAAAAATATCGATTTGAGGCAATTACCGGTGTTAATACGTTATTTAATGCTTTATTGAATAATGAAAATTTCAAAGAAGTGGATTTTTCCGCATTAAAACTTTCTGTCGGTGGTGGAATGGCGATTCAACAATCGGTTGCGACTCGTTGGCATGATTTGACCGGCTGTAATATTATCGAAGGTTATGGTATGACGGAATGTTCCCCTCTGATTGCTGCCTGTCCGATAAATGTTGTCAAGCATAACGGCACCATCGGTGTGCCTGTGCCGAATACGGATATTAAGATTATTAAAGATGATGGCACTGAAGCGCAAATCGGCGAGCCGGGCGAATTATGGGTAAAAGGCGAGCAGGTGATGCAGGGCTATTGGCAACGTCCTGAAGCGACCGGTGAAGTTTTGAAAGACGGTTGGATGGCGACGGGCGATATCGTCATTATGGATGAATCTTATAGCCTACGCATCGTGGATCGCAAAAAAGATATGATTTTGGTTTCCGGTTTTAACGTTTATCCTAATGAAATTGAAGATGTGGTCATGCTTAATTATAAAGTGGCGGAAGCGGTTGCAATCGGTATGCCAAACGAGGTTTCCGGTGAAACAATTAAGATCTTTGTTGTGAAAAAAGATGAAAGTTTGACGCGTGATGAACTTCGTCAACATTGCCGTCAGCATTTAACCGGCTATAAAGTACCAAAAGAAATCGAATTTCGTGATGAACTGCCGAAAACAAATGTAGGTAAAATTTTACGCCGTGTATTACGCGATGAAGAAATGGC
- a CDS encoding Slp family lipoprotein, producing the protein MKGKILLFLTALSFLLIGCVTPPQGLEKEQFSITSYKEISSQDLDCRCKTVRLGGKIIQSEILPNKTKIEVLSLPVSNYSAQPLIEAQSDGGFIAYFDGFIDPENLKDRYITLGGKLSGKVQGKIERAEYIYPVIQTENYRLWRLTKTYYYPVDEWDDWGFWRWRNRWYDKPEIRYYLN; encoded by the coding sequence ATGAAAGGAAAAATATTGTTATTTTTGACCGCACTTTCATTTTTATTGATTGGTTGCGTTACCCCACCCCAAGGATTAGAGAAGGAACAATTTTCTATTACAAGTTATAAGGAGATTTCCTCTCAAGACTTAGATTGCCGTTGTAAAACGGTGCGTTTAGGCGGAAAAATTATTCAATCTGAAATTCTACCGAATAAAACGAAGATTGAAGTGTTAAGCTTACCGGTTTCTAATTATTCGGCCCAGCCTTTAATTGAAGCTCAATCTGACGGAGGTTTTATCGCTTATTTTGATGGGTTTATTGATCCTGAAAATCTTAAAGATCGTTATATCACATTGGGTGGTAAATTATCAGGAAAAGTACAGGGCAAAATTGAGCGGGCTGAGTATATTTATCCTGTTATTCAAACTGAAAACTATCGTCTTTGGCGGCTAACAAAAACCTATTATTATCCGGTGGATGAATGGGACGATTGGGGATTCTGGAGATGGCGCAATCGTTGGTATGATAAGCCTGAAATTCGCTATTATTTGAATTAA
- the tsaB gene encoding tRNA (adenosine(37)-N6)-threonylcarbamoyltransferase complex dimerization subunit type 1 TsaB, which translates to MTNLTLLALDTSTEACSVALLHNGEKTHLNELAQRTHTKRILPMIDEILINSGIRLNQVDALAFGRGPGSFTGVRVGAGIAQGLAFGADLPLIPISNLTVMAQAAFELHHVENVAASIDARMNEVYFSQLRLEKVRSDFGEFFQWQEVVAEQVCTPERAIAQLTDETIFKVGTGWNAYSQFTEKQLFGSDIELPNALYMLELARIDWLQQNTISALEIEPTYLRNEVTWKKLPGRE; encoded by the coding sequence ATGACAAATTTAACTTTACTGGCGTTAGATACTTCAACGGAGGCTTGTTCCGTTGCCTTACTACATAATGGTGAAAAAACACATTTGAATGAATTGGCACAACGTACCCATACGAAACGTATTTTGCCGATGATTGATGAAATTTTGATAAATTCCGGCATTCGGCTCAATCAGGTGGATGCACTGGCTTTTGGTCGTGGTCCCGGTAGTTTTACGGGGGTACGTGTCGGGGCGGGGATTGCGCAAGGTTTAGCCTTTGGTGCGGATTTACCGCTGATCCCTATTTCCAATTTAACCGTTATGGCTCAAGCCGCTTTTGAATTACATCATGTAGAAAATGTTGCCGCATCGATTGATGCAAGAATGAATGAAGTTTATTTTTCTCAGTTGAGGTTAGAAAAAGTGCGGTCGGATTTCGGGGAATTTTTTCAATGGCAGGAAGTGGTTGCCGAACAGGTTTGCACACCGGAGCGAGCGATTGCTCAATTAACAGATGAAACCATTTTTAAAGTCGGCACCGGCTGGAATGCGTATTCCCAATTTACGGAAAAACAATTGTTCGGGAGTGATATTGAATTGCCAAATGCTTTGTATATGTTGGAGTTAGCAAGGATAGATTGGTTACAACAGAATACTATTTCCGCTTTAGAAATCGAACCGACTTATTTACGTAATGAAGTGACATGGAAGAAACTTCCGGGGAGAGAATGA
- a CDS encoding ATP-dependent DNA helicase has protein sequence MQNEISVIFSNKGALSRAIKGFRPRAEQLEMALAVSETIAQKSTLVVEAGTGTGKTFAYLAPALVFGKKTIISTGSKNLQDQLFNRDLPAIKKALEFSGKIALLKGRANYLCLERLDQVIAQGVLGDKSVLADLSKIRKWNNSTKTGDFTECIELAEDSPIIPQLTSTAESCLGTDCPNYSECYVANARKKALNADLVVANHHLFFADMAVKESGFGELIPNAEVIIFDEAHQLPDIASQYFGQSLTSRQLFDLCKDINIVYRTELKNLQQLGVTSDTLLKVTQDFRLLLGAGSSVRGNWRELYSQSAVKKAFELLREKIDFLSEVIKLVLGRSQTLDSIFERVESIKAQLKRLADTNIVGYCYWFEANGRQFGLHITPLTVADKFGEQLSTKEAAWIFTSATLEVGGSFNHFCQRLGIKEAMQKILQSPFNYSEQSLLCVPRYLPNTNQSYTLKSLGEMLLPVIEANQGRCFVLCTSYSMMRGLAEYFREKSELSILLQGETSKGKLLEQFTQESHSVLVATSSFWEGVDVRGDALSLVIIDKLPFTAPDDPLLKARIEDCRLQGGDPFNDIQIPEAVIALKQGVGRLIRDVTDRGVVIICDNRLVMRNYGETFLKSLPGSKRTRDLNKVIQFLQNK, from the coding sequence ATGCAAAATGAGATTAGTGTGATATTTTCCAATAAGGGGGCGTTGAGTCGGGCTATCAAAGGTTTTCGACCACGTGCAGAACAGCTGGAAATGGCATTGGCCGTGAGTGAAACGATTGCACAGAAATCCACTTTGGTTGTAGAAGCCGGAACCGGCACGGGAAAAACTTTTGCTTATCTTGCACCTGCATTGGTATTCGGTAAGAAAACCATCATTTCTACGGGCTCTAAAAATCTTCAAGATCAATTATTTAATCGAGATTTACCGGCAATTAAAAAAGCGCTCGAATTCTCCGGTAAAATTGCTTTATTAAAGGGGCGTGCAAATTATCTTTGTCTAGAACGCTTAGATCAAGTTATTGCCCAAGGCGTGCTTGGCGATAAATCTGTTTTGGCTGATTTAAGTAAAATACGTAAATGGAATAATAGTACGAAAACCGGTGATTTTACCGAATGTATTGAATTAGCCGAAGATAGCCCTATTATTCCGCAACTTACCAGCACGGCGGAGAGTTGTTTAGGAACGGATTGCCCTAATTATAGCGAATGTTATGTGGCAAATGCCCGTAAAAAAGCACTAAATGCAGATCTTGTGGTTGCTAATCATCACTTATTCTTTGCGGATATGGCGGTGAAAGAAAGCGGTTTCGGTGAATTGATTCCTAACGCCGAAGTGATTATTTTTGATGAAGCCCATCAGTTGCCGGATATTGCCAGCCAATATTTCGGTCAATCCCTTACATCCCGCCAACTCTTTGATTTATGTAAAGATATTAATATTGTTTACCGCACGGAATTAAAAAATCTACAACAACTTGGAGTGACTTCCGACACTTTATTAAAAGTAACGCAAGATTTTCGTCTTTTATTAGGGGCAGGGAGTAGTGTGAGGGGAAATTGGCGAGAATTGTACTCTCAAAGTGCGGTTAAAAAAGCCTTTGAATTGTTACGAGAAAAAATTGATTTTCTTTCTGAAGTGATTAAATTGGTGCTCGGTCGTTCACAAACGCTTGATAGTATTTTTGAGCGTGTAGAGTCAATTAAAGCCCAATTAAAACGCTTGGCGGATACCAATATTGTCGGTTATTGTTACTGGTTTGAAGCGAATGGGCGTCAATTCGGCTTGCACATTACCCCATTGACCGTTGCGGATAAATTTGGGGAACAATTATCAACGAAAGAGGCTGCTTGGATTTTTACCTCGGCGACACTTGAAGTGGGAGGAAGTTTTAATCATTTCTGCCAACGCCTTGGTATTAAAGAGGCAATGCAGAAAATTTTACAGAGCCCTTTTAATTATTCTGAGCAATCCCTACTTTGTGTACCTCGTTATTTGCCAAATACCAATCAGAGTTATACCCTAAAATCACTTGGCGAAATGCTTCTACCTGTGATTGAAGCAAATCAAGGACGATGTTTTGTTCTCTGCACTTCTTATTCTATGATGCGTGGTTTAGCCGAATATTTTAGAGAAAAGAGTGAATTATCTATTCTTTTGCAAGGTGAAACTTCAAAAGGAAAATTATTAGAACAATTTACGCAAGAATCTCATAGCGTATTGGTGGCGACTTCAAGTTTTTGGGAAGGCGTGGACGTACGCGGCGATGCGCTTTCACTCGTCATTATTGATAAGCTGCCTTTTACCGCACCGGATGACCCTTTACTGAAAGCACGTATTGAAGATTGTCGTTTGCAGGGCGGTGATCCATTTAATGATATTCAAATTCCGGAAGCCGTAATCGCACTAAAACAAGGTGTCGGTCGGCTTATTCGTGATGTGACTGATCGCGGGGTCGTGATTATTTGTGATAATCGCCTTGTGATGAGAAATTATGGCGAAACGTTTTTAAAAAGTTTACCTGGCTCCAAACGTACTCGCGATCTCAACAAAGTGATACAATTCTTACAAAATAAATAA